A single window of Nostoc sp. C052 DNA harbors:
- a CDS encoding NB-ARC domain-containing protein, with product MKQEKPKRNRGLILTREGWQKLQNAKLEWEFRNNNGSKFTLEELSEQAGITPVTFRKILTRETGVDKRTLVRLFMMFNLELDKSDYTSPDFDLKGQEGLNNPKRLDWGEMVDVSVFYGRTDELALLEQWLIQERCRVVALLGMGGIGKTSLAAKLAQKVQGWFEYVIWRSLYNAPPLFDLLANLIQFFSNEQVLEIDLPKSVDSRISQLIEYLQQQPCLIVLDNVETILQTGAYAGCYREGYEDYGLLVKRLGQVMHQSTLLLTSREKPKDVASLGGETLAVRSLQLSGLEVVAGQKIFEAKGFSGSESELPAVVERYAGNALALKIVATTIQDVFDGNVAEFLQHYTAVFGSIRDLLDQQFSRLANLEKDIMYWLAINREPVSLSEIRDDVVSPIPPQNLLEALESLVRRSLVEKSTALFTLQPVVMEYVTQRLIEIVCQEIETQNLDLFRCHALIKATAKDYVRETQIRLILKPVIDGLLAVLRSKRNLENQLTKIIGKSRETSPLEHSYTTGNILNLLCYLGTDLSGYDFSFLSVWQADLRNVKLHYVNFQNANFDRSVFAETFGGVSSVAFSPDGKLLAMGDTGGEIHFYQVSDWKHLLTCKGHTNWIPSLAFSPDGSILASGSSDYTVRLWDISRGQCLKTFQKHSNEIWSVAFSPDGNTLVSASNDRTIRLWSISTGECLRTFSGHTNWVISVAFSPDGQTLASGSDDNTVRLWDIGTGECKRIFHGHDDGVRSITFSPDGQILVSSSDDHTVKLWDLNTGECIKSLHGHRAPVWSSAISPQGNFIASGSLDQTVRLWNISTGQCLRTLEGHSGWVLSVAFNLQGDLLASSSDDQTIKVWNVSTGQCLKTFIGYTSNSWSVAFSSDRRTLASGSQDRAVRLWDVNTGKALQTFLRHCGAVRSVAFSRDGQMLISGSDDQTMKLWNVNTGQALQTFLGHRAAVTSVAFSQGGQMLVSGSDDQTVKLWDVNTGQALQTFLGHHAAVSSVAFSPDGRTVASGGWDHTIKLWDVSTGECKETLKGHKNWVWSIAFSPDGELLASSGYDGTIRLWSVKNSTCFNIFQVGENNSIVKTVAFSEDGQTLASSSPDHTIKLWDVSTGECKKILRGHSAYVWSVAFSPDNQTLASSSIDDTIRLWNVSASECLKILKPKKLYEGTNIQEVTGITGATISMLKLLGAVTSENSLSNS from the coding sequence ATGAAACAGGAGAAACCCAAACGCAATCGTGGGCTTATACTGACCCGTGAAGGCTGGCAAAAACTTCAGAATGCCAAACTTGAGTGGGAATTTAGGAACAACAATGGCTCCAAGTTTACCTTAGAAGAATTAAGCGAACAGGCTGGGATCACTCCTGTCACCTTTAGGAAGATACTAACTCGCGAAACCGGGGTTGACAAACGGACGCTTGTTCGTTTGTTTATGATGTTTAATTTAGAACTGGATAAAAGCGATTATACAAGCCCAGACTTTGATTTAAAAGGGCAGGAAGGCTTGAATAACCCCAAGCGCCTTGATTGGGGAGAGATGGTGGATGTATCTGTTTTTTATGGACGCACAGATGAACTTGCTCTCTTGGAGCAATGGCTGATCCAGGAACGCTGTCGAGTAGTGGCGCTGTTGGGAATGGGAGGAATCGGTAAAACCTCTCTAGCTGCCAAGTTAGCACAAAAAGTTCAAGGATGGTTTGAGTATGTTATTTGGCGATCACTCTACAATGCTCCCCCACTTTTTGACCTGCTGGCTAACTTAATTCAATTTTTCTCTAATGAGCAGGTTTTAGAAATTGACTTACCAAAAAGTGTAGATAGTAGAATATCACAATTAATTGAATATTTGCAACAACAGCCCTGTCTGATCGTATTAGATAATGTTGAGACTATTTTGCAAACAGGCGCTTATGCAGGATGCTATCGAGAAGGCTATGAAGATTACGGCTTACTGGTAAAACGATTGGGACAAGTCATGCATCAAAGCACCTTGTTGCTGACTTCTCGTGAAAAACCCAAAGATGTAGCCTCACTTGGAGGAGAAACACTGGCTGTTCGCTCATTACAACTCAGTGGTTTAGAGGTAGTAGCAGGGCAAAAAATCTTTGAAGCCAAGGGTTTTTCTGGCTCAGAGTCAGAATTACCAGCAGTAGTCGAGCGTTATGCAGGTAATGCCCTAGCTTTGAAGATAGTGGCGACAACGATACAAGATGTGTTTGATGGTAATGTTGCTGAATTTCTCCAACATTACACGGCTGTTTTTGGCAGCATTCGCGATCTGCTAGACCAGCAGTTTTCGCGCTTGGCAAATTTAGAGAAGGATATCATGTACTGGCTAGCAATCAATCGTGAGCCAGTTTCGCTATCAGAAATACGAGACGATGTTGTATCACCAATTCCACCACAAAATTTACTGGAGGCTCTGGAGTCTCTGGTAAGGCGATCGTTGGTAGAGAAAAGCACAGCACTTTTCACACTACAACCTGTAGTCATGGAGTATGTTACTCAGCGATTGATAGAGATAGTTTGTCAGGAGATTGAAACTCAGAATCTTGATTTGTTTAGGTGTCATGCCTTAATAAAGGCGACAGCCAAAGATTATGTGAGGGAAACTCAAATTCGCTTGATTCTGAAGCCAGTTATAGATGGGTTGCTGGCTGTCTTGAGAAGCAAAAGAAACCTTGAAAATCAGCTGACTAAAATTATAGGAAAGTCACGAGAAACATCACCGCTAGAACACAGTTATACAACTGGGAATATTCTCAATCTGCTTTGTTATTTAGGAACTGACCTCAGCGGTTATGATTTTTCTTTTCTAAGTGTTTGGCAAGCAGACCTGCGGAATGTGAAATTGCACTATGTCAATTTTCAAAACGCCAATTTTGATAGGTCTGTTTTTGCTGAAACCTTTGGTGGTGTTTCGTCGGTAGCCTTTAGCCCTGATGGAAAACTTTTGGCAATGGGTGATACTGGTGGTGAGATCCACTTTTACCAAGTTTCGGATTGGAAGCACCTTCTAACTTGTAAGGGGCACACTAATTGGATTCCGTCACTAGCCTTTAGTCCGGATGGTAGTATCCTTGCTAGTGGAAGCAGTGACTATACCGTGCGCCTGTGGGATATTAGTAGAGGGCAATGTCTGAAAACGTTTCAAAAACATAGTAATGAGATTTGGTCAGTAGCCTTTAGTCCGGATGGTAACACGTTAGTCAGTGCCAGTAACGATCGCACAATAAGGCTATGGAGTATTAGCACTGGTGAATGCCTTAGAACTTTTTCGGGACATACAAATTGGGTAATATCAGTAGCCTTTAGTCCAGACGGACAGACCCTAGCCAGCGGTAGCGATGACAACACAGTCAGGTTGTGGGATATTGGTACTGGTGAATGCAAAAGAATTTTTCATGGACATGATGATGGGGTACGGTCAATCACTTTCAGTCCAGACGGCCAAATACTAGTGAGTAGTAGCGATGACCACACAGTGAAATTATGGGACTTAAACACTGGTGAATGTATCAAAAGTCTACATGGGCATCGTGCTCCAGTTTGGTCATCTGCAATTAGTCCTCAAGGCAATTTCATCGCTAGTGGTAGTCTCGACCAGACGGTGAGGCTATGGAACATTAGCACTGGTCAATGTCTTAGAACTCTTGAAGGACATTCTGGTTGGGTGCTTTCTGTTGCCTTTAATTTGCAAGGCGATCTTCTTGCCAGTAGCAGTGATGACCAAACTATAAAAGTTTGGAACGTTAGCACTGGTCAATGTCTTAAAACTTTCATTGGGTATACTAGCAATTCCTGGTCAGTTGCCTTTAGTTCAGATAGAAGGACGCTGGCAAGTGGCAGTCAAGACCGCGCAGTGAGACTATGGGATGTTAATACGGGTAAAGCCTTGCAAACTTTCCTGAGACATTGTGGTGCAGTTCGATCGGTTGCCTTCAGTCGAGATGGGCAAATGTTGATAAGCGGCAGTGACGATCAAACGATGAAGCTATGGAATGTGAATACGGGTCAAGCCTTGCAAACGTTCCTGGGACATCGTGCTGCGGTTACGTCAGTCGCCTTCAGTCAAGGTGGGCAAATGTTGGTAAGCGGTAGTGACGATCAAACCGTGAAGCTATGGGATGTGAATACGGGTCAAGCCTTACAAACGTTCCTGGGACATCATGCTGCGGTTTCATCAGTCGCCTTCAGTCCAGATGGGAGGACAGTGGCAAGTGGTGGATGGGATCACACAATAAAGTTGTGGGATGTTAGTACTGGTGAGTGCAAAGAAACCCTAAAAGGACATAAAAATTGGGTTTGGTCAATTGCTTTTAGTCCAGATGGTGAACTGCTGGCAAGCAGTGGTTATGACGGAACAATTCGGTTGTGGAGTGTCAAAAATAGTACTTGTTTCAATATTTTTCAGGTTGGTGAGAATAATTCTATCGTTAAAACAGTCGCCTTTAGTGAAGATGGTCAGACCCTAGCCAGTAGCAGTCCCGATCATACAATAAAGTTGTGGGATGTCAGTACTGGTGAGTGCAAAAAAATCTTACGTGGACATTCGGCCTACGTCTGGTCAGTAGCTTTTAGCCCAGATAATCAAACTTTGGCTAGTAGCAGCATTGACGATACAATTCGACTTTGGAATGTAAGCGCGAGTGAGTGCTTAAAGATTTTGAAACCCAAGAAATTATATGAGGGAACAAATATTCAAGAGGTTACAGGTATAACTGGCGCAACGATTTCTATGTTGAAACTTCTTGGAGCAGTTACTTCCGAAAATAGCTTATCTAACAGTTAA
- a CDS encoding ribbon-helix-helix protein, CopG family: MARKNAANLTIQLSLEEKIILEEYCDKMQRTKSDVIREMVRSLKKYLEGS, encoded by the coding sequence ATGGCCAGAAAAAATGCTGCTAATTTAACGATTCAGTTGTCGCTGGAGGAGAAAATCATTTTGGAGGAATATTGTGATAAAATGCAGCGAACAAAGAGCGATGTAATTCGAGAGATGGTACGCTCACTTAAAAAATATTTAGAAGGCAGCTAA
- a CDS encoding DUF4277 domain-containing protein yields the protein MDYQKEEFESKKLDHLGIVTGIIDDIVIVEKIKNIFLIDSRENINTGEVVKAIISYM from the coding sequence ATGGATTACCAAAAAGAAGAGTTTGAGAGTAAAAAATTAGATCACTTAGGAATAGTAACAGGAATAATTGATGATATAGTAATTGTCGAAAAAATCAAGAATATATTCTTAATTGATAGTAGAGAAAACATCAATACAGGAGAAGTAGTCAAAGCAATTATTAGCTATATGTAG
- a CDS encoding IS110 family transposase: MRTFTTMTQDLLKLSDWLTSHDCTHVAMESTGEYWRPVFNILEGNFEVMLVNARHIKAVPGRKTDIKDSQWIAELLQHGLLRASFIPPVEQRDLRDLTRHRSNFIRERVNLVNRVQKVLEAANIKLASVASDVMGVSGRAMLAAIVEGSASPELMADLAKGTMRKKHDLLIQALEGRVRPHQRFILAHLLCQIDSIDETIKCFDQQIEEYCCPFEQAVELIDTIPGIARRTAEIIVSEIGIDMSRFPSAQHFAAWAGVAPGNYESAGKKLSTSTRKGNRSLRTILVQAAHALAHTKTYLADLKILLR, from the coding sequence ATACGTACATTCACTACAATGACTCAGGACTTGTTAAAACTTTCTGACTGGTTAACAAGTCACGATTGCACTCATGTAGCAATGGAGAGTACTGGCGAGTACTGGCGACCTGTATTTAATATCCTAGAGGGAAACTTTGAAGTTATGTTAGTTAATGCCCGTCATATAAAAGCGGTGCCAGGACGTAAAACAGATATCAAAGACTCGCAGTGGATTGCCGAACTACTACAACATGGGTTGTTACGTGCGAGTTTTATTCCCCCTGTGGAGCAAAGAGATTTGCGGGATTTAACTCGTCATCGTAGCAATTTTATTCGAGAACGAGTCAATTTGGTCAATCGAGTCCAAAAAGTGCTTGAAGCTGCCAACATTAAACTTGCTTCAGTTGCCAGTGATGTAATGGGTGTATCAGGACGGGCAATGCTAGCTGCGATTGTTGAAGGTAGCGCTAGTCCTGAACTAATGGCGGACTTGGCAAAAGGAACTATGCGAAAAAAGCATGATTTACTGATTCAAGCACTCGAAGGTAGAGTTCGTCCTCATCAACGATTTATTCTCGCACACCTACTGTGTCAAATTGATAGCATAGACGAAACAATTAAATGTTTTGATCAACAAATTGAGGAATACTGCTGTCCTTTTGAGCAAGCGGTAGAGTTAATTGATACTATACCAGGTATCGCACGTCGAACTGCGGAGATTATTGTCTCCGAAATCGGCATCGATATGAGCCGTTTCCCAAGTGCCCAGCATTTTGCTGCTTGGGCTGGGGTTGCTCCTGGTAACTACGAAAGTGCTGGGAAAAAGCTTTCAACTAGTACCCGTAAAGGCAATCGCTCCTTACGAACAATTCTGGTTCAAGCCGCTCACGCTCTAGCTCATACTAAAACTTACCTTGCTGACTTGAAAATACTCCTTCGATGA
- a CDS encoding SDR family oxidoreductase, producing the protein MNLQNKVAIITGASGGIGEAVAKELDAAGMNLVLTARSQEKLERLASNLQHAKVIPGEITNPELPQKLVDFAIQTFGQLDVVFNNAGVMTVGPIEGVDIEAICQMVRVNVEAAYRIGYTALRHFKESGSGFLLNTSSIAGLKTVPQLAAYCGTKFAIEAFTDSLRVELAGTDIRVSSIAPGTVDTGLYDKWGEEQKNFVYSGGALQSADIARCVRFILEQPGNVLIPRLLVVPAAEPV; encoded by the coding sequence ATGAATTTACAAAATAAAGTTGCTATTATCACTGGGGCTAGTGGTGGTATTGGCGAAGCAGTTGCCAAAGAGCTAGACGCAGCAGGCATGAATTTAGTACTCACAGCGCGATCGCAAGAGAAACTTGAACGCCTTGCGTCAAATCTACAACATGCCAAAGTCATTCCTGGTGAGATCACAAACCCTGAATTGCCGCAAAAATTAGTAGACTTTGCCATCCAAACCTTTGGTCAGCTTGACGTAGTTTTCAATAATGCAGGCGTGATGACTGTGGGACCAATTGAAGGTGTTGATATCGAAGCAATCTGTCAGATGGTTCGAGTCAATGTAGAAGCTGCTTATAGGATAGGCTACACAGCGTTACGGCACTTCAAGGAATCCGGTAGTGGATTTTTACTTAATACTTCAAGTATTGCTGGACTAAAAACAGTTCCTCAACTAGCTGCTTATTGCGGTACTAAATTTGCCATTGAAGCCTTTACGGATTCGCTGCGCGTGGAACTCGCAGGAACCGATATTCGTGTATCAAGCATTGCCCCAGGTACTGTGGACACTGGCTTATACGACAAATGGGGTGAGGAGCAAAAAAATTTCGTCTATTCGGGAGGTGCACTACAATCTGCGGACATCGCTCGTTGTGTTCGTTTCATTTTAGAGCAGCCAGGAAACGTCCTCATACCAAGACTTTTAGTAGTTCCCGCTGCTGAACCAGTGTAA
- a CDS encoding GMC oxidoreductase: MFDKKFHRRHFIQSAALFSASLAASVASPIRTRASDDYIDALVIGSGFGGAIAALRLGQAGVNTLILERGKRWPITASQNTFATFNNPDGRASWLNSTSVFGDTVDIYTGVFETLQEKGIIVVSGAGVGGGSLVYNAITYKPKREIFYKVFDRATVDYDELDSVYYPRVQQMLKSSPIPQDVLATTYYGKTRFFLENADKAGLPSFLLNLAVNWDTVRQEINGSKVPSVIDGQCWWGINSGAKNSLDQNYLPQAENTGHVDILPLHVVTDIAEIRGEKKYRVFCNEINESGQIIRKKTFTCRYLFVAAGSVGTSKLLVKAREKGTLPYLNNSVGKDWGTNGDNITIRSDLGAVTGNGGTAGAVIEQLDGPTPIVVESLELGNNADGIQSCLGLGIPRPAGKFNYDPSTDTVNLNWPTSVDDRIVKKTEKLFSTLDNSINNFGRRPRHKIKEGMISTSPIATSQNNDAAITGHPLGGVPIGKACDPFGRVYGYNRLYVVDGSLIPGSAACTNPSFTIAALAERCLDKIIAQDIK, encoded by the coding sequence ATGTTTGATAAAAAATTTCATCGTCGCCACTTTATTCAGAGTGCTGCCCTATTTTCTGCGAGTTTAGCAGCCTCAGTTGCCTCTCCCATTCGGACTCGTGCTAGTGATGATTATATAGATGCACTAGTAATTGGTAGCGGTTTTGGTGGGGCTATTGCTGCTTTACGTTTGGGACAAGCTGGTGTTAACACATTGATTTTAGAACGAGGCAAGCGTTGGCCTATTACAGCTAGCCAAAATACTTTTGCTACTTTCAATAATCCTGATGGTAGAGCCTCTTGGCTAAATTCAACATCTGTGTTTGGTGATACTGTAGATATATATACAGGAGTCTTTGAAACACTACAAGAAAAAGGAATTATTGTTGTCAGTGGTGCTGGTGTTGGAGGTGGTTCACTAGTTTATAACGCTATTACTTATAAACCTAAGCGCGAAATATTTTACAAAGTATTTGACCGTGCTACTGTTGACTATGATGAACTAGATTCGGTTTATTATCCTCGAGTTCAACAAATGCTGAAATCATCACCAATTCCACAGGATGTTTTAGCTACTACTTACTATGGCAAAACTCGATTTTTCCTAGAGAATGCAGACAAGGCAGGCTTGCCAAGTTTTCTCCTGAATCTAGCTGTAAATTGGGATACAGTTCGTCAAGAAATTAATGGCTCAAAAGTACCTTCTGTTATAGATGGTCAATGTTGGTGGGGAATTAATAGCGGAGCAAAAAATAGTTTAGATCAAAATTATCTTCCCCAGGCAGAAAATACTGGTCACGTAGATATTTTACCTCTACACGTAGTTACAGATATTGCCGAGATCCGTGGTGAGAAAAAATATCGTGTTTTCTGCAATGAAATCAATGAATCAGGGCAAATTATTCGGAAAAAAACCTTTACTTGCCGTTATTTATTCGTAGCAGCTGGCTCTGTTGGTACTTCTAAACTTTTAGTGAAGGCCAGAGAAAAAGGGACATTACCTTACTTAAACAACTCTGTTGGGAAAGATTGGGGAACTAATGGAGACAACATTACCATTAGATCGGACTTAGGTGCTGTCACAGGTAATGGAGGAACTGCGGGTGCTGTTATTGAACAGCTTGACGGGCCGACTCCGATAGTTGTAGAGAGTTTGGAACTGGGGAACAATGCTGACGGAATACAATCTTGTCTGGGTCTGGGTATTCCTCGTCCAGCTGGTAAGTTTAACTACGATCCATCTACAGATACCGTCAACTTAAATTGGCCAACATCTGTAGACGATCGCATCGTCAAAAAGACAGAGAAACTTTTCAGTACCCTTGACAATAGCATCAATAATTTTGGTAGACGACCTCGGCATAAAATTAAAGAAGGTATGATCTCTACATCTCCAATAGCAACATCTCAAAATAATGATGCTGCTATTACTGGTCATCCTTTAGGAGGAGTTCCCATAGGAAAAGCTTGCGACCCATTTGGGCGAGTATATGGATACAACAGACTTTATGTTGTGGATGGCTCACTTATTCCAGGTTCTGCTGCTTGTACTAATCCTTCTTTTACCATTGCAGCTTTAGCAGAACGTTGTTTAGACAAAATCATTGCACAAGATATTAAGTAG
- a CDS encoding NHLP leader peptide family RiPP precursor, whose amino-acid sequence MVTTNAPISDTSTNFPEVRKLWSGVDITNFGPYYEALQTRLIDRIWSDEALKQEILTNPRTVFERETGITFPADTEVKVLEEPENTFYFVLPATPPVEEHWYRYEQFSSWWPIIDTFYYFYNRLGGTTKARAYRECLQALWIVRSWTNETFRQQLLSDPRSIFEGEIGIPFPAELKIQSLEETSNLIYFILPKNPQFEKFDSSATVGEWWKASHGWWWWCTSLRFRQPAMNTVTGVVG is encoded by the coding sequence ATGGTTACAACAAACGCTCCTATTTCAGATACTTCTACTAACTTCCCTGAAGTTAGAAAGCTTTGGTCAGGTGTAGATATTACCAATTTTGGCCCTTATTATGAAGCTTTACAAACACGACTGATTGATCGTATTTGGAGTGATGAAGCACTCAAGCAAGAGATATTAACTAACCCAAGAACTGTTTTTGAAAGAGAAACCGGAATTACATTTCCTGCGGATACAGAAGTCAAAGTATTAGAAGAACCAGAAAACACTTTCTACTTTGTACTTCCTGCGACTCCACCAGTGGAAGAACATTGGTATCGATATGAACAGTTTTCTAGCTGGTGGCCAATTATCGATACTTTCTACTATTTTTATAACCGACTTGGTGGTACTACCAAAGCTAGAGCTTACAGAGAGTGTTTACAAGCGTTATGGATAGTTCGTTCTTGGACTAATGAAACTTTCCGTCAGCAACTCCTGAGCGATCCCAGATCAATATTTGAAGGAGAAATCGGAATACCCTTCCCTGCTGAACTGAAGATTCAGTCATTAGAAGAAACCTCAAATCTTATCTACTTTATTCTTCCTAAGAATCCCCAATTTGAGAAATTTGATAGCAGTGCGACTGTTGGTGAGTGGTGGAAAGCATCACATGGTTGGTGGTGGTGGTGTACTTCCTTGCGCTTCCGTCAACCTGCGATGAATACAGTAACAGGAGTAGTTGGGTAA
- the malQ gene encoding 4-alpha-glucanotransferase — MPFPRSSGILLHPTSFPSQFGIGDFGSEAYRFVDFLVESKQQLWQILPLGPTGDTNSPYASYSAIAGNPLLISPELLYNKGLLTEDFTNLPKFSTERIDFSQVIQAKIPILQKACKNFKISAKSEQEREFKEFCQSQAYWLDDYALFMALKDAHNGASWNTWEMAIAQRKPEAIEQWEQRLADEVFYHKYLQFEFFSQWSQLKRYANERGIQILGDIAIYVAHESADVWANPGNFCLDEQTGEPALMAGTPPDYFSTTGQLWGNPVYNWVRLQQENFKWWVQRFQSMLNNVDLIRIDHFRGFQAYWAVKQGETTAMNGTWLEAPGEAFFEVLKQKLGNLPIIAEDLGEITPEVYALRDRFQFPGMKILQFAFGDASQAEKRFLPFNYQSNCVVYTGTHDNDTTVGWFNQLLPPAREQLLSYLGCQSESGIHWDLIRLALSSVANQAIIPLQDVLGLDTGARMNFPGKTEGSWGWRYQSTALTPEISDRLGTMTEIYGRVSE, encoded by the coding sequence ATGCCTTTTCCCAGATCTAGCGGCATTTTGCTACACCCAACTTCTTTTCCTAGTCAATTTGGTATTGGTGACTTCGGATCGGAAGCTTATCGCTTTGTTGACTTTTTAGTAGAAAGTAAACAGCAGCTTTGGCAGATATTGCCATTGGGCCCTACGGGCGATACTAATTCTCCCTATGCTTCTTATTCAGCGATCGCCGGTAATCCCCTGTTAATTAGCCCAGAACTGCTGTATAACAAGGGTTTACTAACTGAAGATTTCACTAATTTACCAAAGTTTTCCACTGAAAGAATAGATTTTTCCCAGGTTATTCAAGCAAAGATACCAATACTGCAAAAAGCCTGTAAAAACTTCAAAATCAGTGCAAAATCAGAACAAGAACGGGAATTTAAAGAGTTTTGTCAGAGTCAGGCTTACTGGCTAGATGATTATGCCTTGTTTATGGCACTTAAGGATGCCCATAACGGCGCTAGTTGGAATACTTGGGAGATGGCGATCGCTCAACGCAAACCAGAAGCGATCGAACAATGGGAGCAACGACTTGCAGATGAAGTTTTTTACCATAAATATCTCCAGTTTGAGTTTTTCTCCCAGTGGTCACAATTGAAGCGCTATGCTAACGAGCGCGGGATTCAAATACTAGGAGATATCGCCATTTATGTGGCTCACGAGAGCGCTGATGTCTGGGCTAATCCTGGAAACTTTTGCCTTGATGAACAAACAGGTGAACCAGCATTAATGGCAGGAACACCACCAGATTACTTCAGTACTACTGGACAGCTTTGGGGTAACCCAGTCTATAACTGGGTGCGGCTACAACAGGAGAATTTCAAGTGGTGGGTGCAACGCTTCCAGTCCATGCTTAATAATGTAGACTTGATTCGCATCGATCACTTTCGAGGATTTCAAGCTTATTGGGCAGTCAAGCAGGGCGAAACAACTGCTATGAATGGTACGTGGCTTGAAGCTCCTGGAGAGGCTTTCTTTGAAGTACTCAAACAGAAGTTAGGTAACTTACCAATTATCGCTGAGGATTTGGGAGAAATTACACCAGAGGTATACGCTCTGCGAGACAGATTTCAATTTCCTGGCATGAAAATTCTTCAGTTTGCTTTTGGCGATGCTTCACAAGCTGAAAAGCGTTTTTTACCGTTCAATTATCAGTCTAATTGTGTTGTATATACGGGTACTCATGATAATGACACGACAGTTGGCTGGTTTAATCAATTGTTACCCCCAGCAAGAGAACAACTCTTAAGTTATTTGGGTTGTCAGAGTGAGTCTGGAATCCACTGGGATTTGATTCGATTGGCACTGAGTTCTGTAGCCAATCAGGCGATTATTCCTCTACAGGACGTTTTGGGATTAGACACCGGAGCTAGGATGAATTTTCCTGGTAAAACTGAAGGTAGTTGGGGTTGGCGATATCAGTCTACAGCTTTAACGCCAGAGATTAGCGATCGCCTTGGAACTATGACTGAAATTTATGGAAGAGTGAGTGAATAA
- a CDS encoding IS110 family transposase — MKLPPNQGHNQPVLTEKVSSTLEEINQNAAGIDLGGGEHWVCVPADRTDKNVRRFGCFTPDLIAMADWLIECRVDTVAMEATGVYWIPVFQILEAKGFEVKLVNAHHVKTVPGRKTDVLDCQWLQKLHTYGLLSGSFRPQDQVCVLRSYIRQRDSLIKSASTHVQRMQKALIQMNLHLHKVISDVTGLTGMKIIKAIVAGEQDPQVLATLKDPRIKSSTADIAKALTGDYRREHLFVLQQELTLYEVYQQQISAIDAEIEKCLASFQPQTLDEPPTTPKKRRKKPTANHPNFDLHKYLYRMAGVDFTLINGLDALTVQTILSEVGLDPKRFPTVKHFTSWLGLCPGQKVTGGKVKSSKTRTVVNRAANAFRMAAFSLTHSRSALGGFYRRLRSRLGAPKAITATAHKLARLFYRMWITAGQYSDPGMDYYEQKYQELILKHLQQKAQAFGLELIPISDSTQCVS, encoded by the coding sequence ATGAAATTGCCACCAAATCAAGGTCATAACCAGCCTGTACTTACGGAAAAAGTATCATCAACGTTAGAAGAAATTAACCAAAATGCAGCAGGAATAGACCTTGGTGGTGGAGAACATTGGGTTTGTGTACCCGCAGATAGAACTGACAAAAATGTTCGCAGATTCGGATGTTTTACCCCTGATTTAATTGCAATGGCCGATTGGTTAATAGAATGCCGTGTAGATACAGTAGCAATGGAAGCCACAGGAGTTTATTGGATTCCAGTGTTTCAAATCTTAGAAGCCAAGGGTTTTGAGGTCAAATTAGTCAATGCTCATCACGTAAAAACAGTACCTGGTCGCAAAACAGATGTGTTAGACTGCCAGTGGTTACAAAAGTTACATACTTATGGACTACTGTCTGGTTCTTTCCGCCCACAAGACCAAGTTTGTGTGCTACGCAGTTATATCCGTCAGCGAGACAGCTTAATCAAGAGTGCTAGTACCCATGTACAACGGATGCAAAAAGCACTTATCCAGATGAATTTACATCTTCACAAAGTCATCAGTGATGTCACGGGTTTGACCGGAATGAAGATTATTAAAGCCATCGTCGCTGGCGAACAAGACCCACAAGTTTTAGCCACACTCAAAGATCCACGCATCAAAAGCAGCACAGCAGATATTGCTAAGGCATTAACTGGTGATTATCGTCGTGAACATTTATTTGTCCTCCAGCAAGAATTAACCTTATATGAGGTTTACCAACAACAGATTAGTGCTATTGACGCTGAAATTGAAAAATGTTTAGCATCTTTTCAACCTCAGACTTTAGATGAACCGCCAACAACGCCAAAAAAACGTCGGAAAAAACCGACTGCAAATCACCCAAATTTTGACTTGCATAAGTATCTTTATCGGATGGCAGGAGTAGACTTTACACTGATTAATGGTCTTGATGCTTTAACTGTTCAAACCATTTTATCTGAAGTGGGATTAGACCCAAAACGCTTTCCCACAGTTAAACACTTCACATCTTGGTTGGGTTTATGTCCTGGTCAAAAAGTGACTGGTGGTAAGGTCAAAAGCTCTAAAACTCGTACTGTTGTCAATCGTGCTGCCAATGCTTTCCGCATGGCTGCTTTTTCTCTGACTCACAGTCGTTCTGCGTTGGGTGGGTTTTATCGCCGTTTACGTTCTCGCTTGGGCGCACCCAAAGCCATTACTGCTACTGCTCACAAACTGGCTCGTTTATTTTACCGGATGTGGATCACTGCTGGGCAATATTCTGATCCTGGTATGGACTACTATGAGCAAAAATACCAGGAACTGATTCTCAAACACCTTCAGCAAAAAGCTCAGGCTTTTGGTTTGGAACTTATCCCTATTTCTGACTCAACGCAATGTGTTTCTTGA